The stretch of DNA GGAAACGGCTCCGCCAACCCCCACAGCGGACTTGAGTAAAGTGCCTCCCCGGATCAGCGGGGCGAACGATGAGGGAACGACTGCCGGTTGGTCGCTTAGCCTACTCCTGATCCTCCTCCTCTCTCTCGTGGTCGGTTACTACCGCTACCCGAACTGATCGTCGACCGGCAGTTCGGGATCCGTTCGATCCTCCGAGAACCGTGCTACCCGGAGGACAACCCTCAAACCCACTCCCCACCCACCCAAACCCATGCAGCTAACGGTCGAGATCGTCGGCGAGGACGAACGCACCGTCACCGTCCCCGACGACGCCGACTACGCCGCAGTCGTCCGCGAGATCGGCTACAGCTCCCACGAGGTGACCGTCCTCGTCGACGACTCGCCCGTCCCGGAGGACGCTCCCGTCGAGGCCGACCACGTTCGCGTGCTCCGGCTGATCGCCGGCGGCTGAGCCCCGCGCCCGACCGGTCCCGCCCGAACCGCACGGGCGTCGGCGTTTTGTACTCTCGGCTCCACGTCCGACCATGAACAGCGGGTTCGTGCTGCCGAACGTCGGGCCCGGCCCCGACCCGCTCTCGCCCGCGGAGATCGAGGCGGAGTTCGCCGTGCTCCTCCTCCACCGCGACTTCTACTGCAGCGAGTGCCGCCAGCAGGTCCGACGGGTGAAGAAACGGTACGACGAGTTCGAGGCCCGCGACGCCGAGGTCGTGTCGGTGCTGCCTGAGGACCGCGAGACCGCCGCGGAGTGGCAGAAGCAGTACCACC from Halolamina sediminis encodes:
- the samp2 gene encoding ubiquitin-like small modifier protein SAMP2, with amino-acid sequence MQLTVEIVGEDERTVTVPDDADYAAVVREIGYSSHEVTVLVDDSPVPEDAPVEADHVRVLRLIAGG